One window of Trifolium pratense cultivar HEN17-A07 linkage group LG5, ARS_RC_1.1, whole genome shotgun sequence genomic DNA carries:
- the LOC123886153 gene encoding uncharacterized protein LOC123886153: MGLDDNAWCAYHRCRGHSTEKCFRLRDLIEELIKSGHLRKFVDDAAQGRVVVPKVPRQEPRDPPGPNREPPKGRISVNTIAGGFSGGGESSSARKRYVRRAISEIYLVSQPQPLDVPDLAFTAKDGLEVAPHDDDPLVIQVQILNCDVKRVLIDSGSSADIMYWEAFKAMQLAEEQLQPYSGTLVGFSGEQVDVMGYASLLTTFGEGSNAKTIKVRYLVVKTPFTSYNIFIGRPAFNTLGAAMSTLYLAIKYPLENGGVGTVRGDQILAKKCYESSLKIRHRTSSASGKFGRKQAAIPGGINIIESADMDPREEFQDRRKVEDVAGARTKFPRRERQKALPHNVMQK, encoded by the exons ATGGGGCTGGACGATAACGCCTGGTGCGCATATCACAGGTGTAGAGGTCACTCCACAGAAAAATGCTTCCGCTTAAGAGATTTAATCGAAGAACTAATAAAAAGCGGACACCTTCGCAAATTTGTTGACGACGCCGCCCAAGGGCGGGTTGTCGTGCCAAAAGTCCCCCGGCAGGAGCCACGAGACCCTCCTGGGCCAAACAGAGAGCCTCCCAAGGGGAGAATCTCCGTGAACACAATAGCAGGAGGATTCTCAGGCGGGGGCgaatcaagctcagcaaggaaaaggTATGTACGCCGAGCTATCTCGGAAATATACCTCGTAAGTCAGCCTCAGCCATTAGACGTACCAGATTTGGCATTCACGGCAAAGGATGGTTTGGAGGTAGCACCCCATGACGATGATCCATTagtgatacaagtccaaattttgaactgtgaCGTGAAAAGGGTATTGATAGACTCAGGGAGTTCAGCGGAcattatgtactgggaagctttcaaggccatgcaattgGCAGAAGAGCAACTGCAGCCATACTCCGGAACCCTGGTTGGGTTCTCTGGCGAACAGGTGGATGTAATGGGCTATGCCTCTCTTCTTACCACGTTTGGAGAAGGCAGCAACGCCAAAACTATCAAGGTGCGATACCTGgtagttaaaactccttttacctcctataatatttttataggaAGGCCCGCCTTTAACACAttaggggcggccatgtccactctatacctagcaataaaataccccctTGAGAATGGGGGAGTAGGAACAGTAAGGGGCGATCAGATTCTCGCCAAGAAATGCTACGAATCCAGCTTAAAGATACGACACCGAACTTCCAGCGCAAGCGGAAAATTCGGAAGAAAACAAGCCGCAATTCCAGGCGGCATAAACATCATAGAGAGCGCAGATATGGATCCGAGAGAGGAATTTCAGGATCGAAGG aaagtAGAAGATGTCGCAGGTGCAAGGACAAAGTTTCCTAGACGAGAACGACAGAAGGCGTTACCTCACAACGTAATGCAAAAATAA